The Apodemus sylvaticus chromosome 5, mApoSyl1.1, whole genome shotgun sequence genome has a segment encoding these proteins:
- the Rapsn gene encoding 43 kDa receptor-associated protein of the synapse: MGQDQTKQQIEKGLQLYQSNQTEKALQVWMKVLEKGSDLVGRFRVLGCLVTAHSEMGRYKEMLKFAVVQIDTARELEDADFLLESYLNLARSNEKLCEFHKTISYCKTCLGLPGTRAGAQLGGQVSLSMGNAFLGLSLFQKALESFEKALRYAHNNDDTMLECRVCCSLGSFYAQVKDYEKALFFPCKAAELVNDYGKGWSLKYRAMSQYHMAVAYRLLGHLGSAMECCEESMKIALQHGDRPLQALCLLCFADIHRSRGDLETAFPRYDSAMSIMTEIGNRLGQVHVLLGVAKCWMARKVLDKALDAIEKAQDLAEEVGNKLSQLKLHCLSEVIYRSKGLQRELRAHVVSFHECVEETELYCGLCGESIGEKNSRLQALPCSHIFHLRCLQNNGTRSCPNCRRSSMKPGFV, from the exons ATGGGGCAGGACCAGACAAAGCAACAGATCGAGAAAGGACTGCAGCTGTACCAGTCCAACCAGACAGAGAAGGCACTGCAGGTGTGGATGAAGGTGCTGGAGAAAGGCTCCGACCTCGTGGGCCGCTTCCGGGTGCTGGGCTGCTTGGTAACAGCGCACTCAGAGATGGGCCGCTACAAAGAGATGCTGAAG TTTGCTGTGGTCCAGATTGATACAGCTCGGGAGCTGGAGGATGCTGACTTCCTGCTTGAGAGCTACCTGAACCTGGCGCGTAGCAATGAGAAGCTGTGTGAGTTCCACAAAACCATCTCCTACTGCAAGACCTGCCTCGGCCTGCCTGGCACCAGGGCTGGTGCCCAGCTTGGGGGTCAGGTCAGCCTGAGCATGGGCAATGCTTTCCTGGGTCTCAGCCTCTTCCAGAAGGCCCTCGAGAGCTTTGAGAAGGCCCTGCGCTATGCCCACAACAACGATGACACCATGCTGGAGTGCCGTGTCTGCTGCAGCCTGGGCAGTTTCTACGCCCAGGTCAAG GACTATGAGAAAGCCCTGTTCTTTCCCTGCAAGGCTGCAGAGCTTGTCAACGACTACGGCAAAGGCTGGAGCCTCAAATACCGGGCCATGAGCCAGTACCACATGGCTGTGGCCTACCGCCTGCTGGGCCACCTGGGCAGTGCCATGGAGTGCTGTGAG GAGTCCATGAAGATTGCCCTGCAGCACGGAGACCGCCCGCTTCAGGCACTCTGTCTCCTCTGCTTTGCTGACATCCACCGGAGCCGTGGGGACCTGGAG ACAGCCTTCCCTAGGTATGATTCTGCTATGAGCATCATGACGGAGATCGGGAACCGCCTGGGGCAGGTGCATGTGCTGCTGGGCGTGGCCAAGTGCTGGATGGCCAGGAAGGTGCTGGACAAG GCTTTGGATGCCATCGAGAAAGCCCAGGACCTGGCTGAAGAGGTTGGAAATAAG CTGAGCCAGCTCAAGCTGCACTGCCTGAGTGAGGTCATCTACCGCAGCAAAGGGCTGCAGCGCGAGCTGCGCGCGCACGTCGTGAGCTTCCACGAGTGCGTGGAGGAGACTGAGCTCTACTGCGGCCTCTGCGGCGAGTCCATTGGGGAAAAGAACAGCCGGCTGCAGGCCCTGCCCTGCTCCCACATCTTCCATCTCAG ATGCCTGCAAAACAATGGCACCAGGAGTTGCCCCAACTGCCGCCGCTCCTCCATGAAGCCAGGCTTTGTGTGA